The Medicago truncatula cultivar Jemalong A17 chromosome 4, MtrunA17r5.0-ANR, whole genome shotgun sequence genome includes a region encoding these proteins:
- the LOC11429318 gene encoding 4-coumarate--CoA ligase 1 yields MTIQTMEQELIFKSKLPDIYIPKHLPLHSYCFENLSKYGSRPCLINAPTAEIYTYYDVQLTAQKVASGLNKLGIQQGDVIMVLLPNCPEFVFAFLGASFRGAIMTAANPFFTSAEIAKQAKASNTKLLVTQACYYDKVKDLENVKLVFVDSSPEEDNHMHFSELIQADQNEMEEVKVNIKPDDVVALPYSSGTTGLPKGVMLTHKGLVTSIAQQVDGENPNLYYHSEDVILCVLPMFHIYSLNSVLLCGLRAKASILLMPKFDINAFFGLVTKYKVTIAPVVPPIVLAIAKSPELDKYDLSSIRVLKSGGAPLGKELEDTVRAKFPKAKLGQGYGMTEAGPVLTMCLSFAKEPIDVKSGACGTVVRNAEMKIVDPQNDSSLPRNQPGEICIRGDQIMKGYLNNPEATRETIDKEGWLHTGDIGFIDDDDELFIVDRLKELIKYKGFQVAPAELEAIILSHPQISDVAVVPMLDEAAGEVPVAFVVRSNGSIDTTEDDIKKFVSKQVVFYKRINRVFFIDAIPKSPSGKILRKDLRAKLAAGVPN; encoded by the exons ATGactatccaaacaatggaacaaGAGTTGATTTTCAAGTCTAAGCTTCCTGATATTTACATTCCCAAACACCTTCCTCTTCATTCATATTGCTTTGAAAATCTATCAAAATATGGTTCACGTCCTTGCCTCATCAATGCTCCAACTGCTGAAATTTACACCTACTATGATGTCCAACTCACCGCGCAAAAAGTCGCCTCCGGTCTCAACAAACTTGGCATCCAACAGGGGGATGTCATCATGGTTCTTCTCCCTAATTGCCCGGAATTTGTGTTCGCCTTTCTCGGTGCTTCTTTTCGCGGCGCCATAATGACTGCCGCCAATCCCTTCTTCACTTCAGCTGAGATTGCTAAACAAGCAAAAGCTTCCAATACTAAGTTGCTTGTAACACAAGCTTGTTACTATGACAAAGTTAaggatttggaaaatgtgaagCTGGTTTTCGTGGATTCTTCCCCGGAGGAGGACAATCACATGCATTTCAGTGAGCTGATTCAGGCTGATCAGAATGAAATGGAAGAG GTAAAAGTGAACATCAAACCCGATGATGTGGTTGCATTGCCATATTCATCTGGAACAACCGGTCTACCTAAAGGTGTTATGCTAACACACAAAGGGTTGGTGACAAGCATAGCACAACAAGTTGATGGAGAAAATCCAAATCTATATTATCACAGTGAAGATGTCATACTATGTGTTCTTCCCATGTTTCATATTTACTCACTCAACTCAGTTTTGCTTTGTGGTTTGAGAGCTAAAGCTTCAATATTATTAATGCCAAAGTTTGACATTAATGCATTTTTTGGCCTTGTTACTAAATACAAAGTCACCATTGCTCCTGTTGTGCCACCAATTGTTTTGGCTATTGCTAAGTCACCTGAACTTGATAAATATGACCTTTCATCCATTAGGGTATTGAAATCTGGTGGGGCCCCACTTGGTAAAGAACTTGAGGATACTGTTAGGGCCAAATTTCCCAAAGCTAAATTGGGACAGGGTTATGGGATGACTGAAGCAGGTCCAGTTTTAACAATGTGTTTATCATTTGCTAAAGAGCCAATAGATGTGAAATCAGGTGCATGTGGAACAGTTGTTAGAAATGCTGAGATGAAGATTGTTGATCCTCAAAATGACTCCTCTTTGCCTAGAAATCAACCTGGTGAAATTTGTATTAGAGGCGACCAAATCATGAAAG GTTATCTAAACAACCCGGAAGCAACGAGGGAAACAATAGACAAGGAAGGTTGGTTGCATACTGGTGACATTGGATTCATTGACGATGATGATGAGTTGTTCATAGTTGATAGACTTAAAGAATTGATTAAATACAAAGGTTTTCAAGTTGCTCCAGCTGAACTTGAAGCCATTATTCTCTCACATCCTCAAATTTCCGATGTCGCTGTCGTCCC AATGTTAGATGAAGCAGCTGGTGAGGTGCCAGTAGCATTTGTTGTAAGATCAAATGGAAGTATTGACACAACTGAGGATGACATTAAGAAGTTCGTCTCCAAACAG GTTGTGttttacaaaagaataaacaGAGTATTCTTCATTGATGCCATTCCCAAGTCACCTTCAGGCAAAATATTAAGAAAGGACCTAAGGGCTAAGCTTGCAGCTGGTGTTCCAAATTAA